GAACAATGACAGAAATCCCAACCGGATTATTGGTAAAACCTTTTTAGCAGGTGCAGGATTAGGCGTAATTTGGCAACCAGTTTCCGGGTTAAATCTCCGCCTTGATTATGGTCTTCCCCTCATTGGTATCGATGATCGAGGCAATAATATTCAAGATGATGGAATTTATTTTGGTGTTACTTATACCCCTTAATCCCAGTAGGGGCGGGGTTTTCCCGCCCTAACTTAGTTATCAGATGATTAAGCTACTTTCTAAATTGATTAAATTCTGTTTCAGTAATTCCCATTTGCTTCAAAATTTGGGACAACAGCCAACCACCTATTTCAGCATTCCCATGAATCGGGATTGTTGTTGCTCGTCCATCTGGATGTTGCCAACGAGCATGACTTCCTTTCTGTCTAACTTTTTCAAACCCTAATATTCGGGCAACTTTTTCTAACTCTTTAACTTTAGCTGGCATTAGCAACCACCAACTCAACATCTTCCGGTAATGTCTCTCCTTTGTCTTGATATTCTTCCTGAATCATTTCAAAAACATAAACTAATTCAGATAAAGCTTCTTGTGAGCTTTTTCCCCAAGCATGACAACCCAAAATTGCTGGAACATAAGCAACAAACGTTCCGTTATCATCAGGACGGGTAACAATCGTATAGTCTTGTAAAATCTTCATGGCTATCAGCATTATCAGTCTTGATTTTAATTTTAACTGATTGGCGATCGCTCATCTCGTGGAACAGGCATCTTGCCTGTTTTCCTGAAACTTTTGACTTTTGAAGACTTTTGACGGGCGGGACACCCGTTCCACTTTTCACTTTCTACTTTCCAGTGTGATTCAGAGAATTTTGCAAAAATTAACATTTAACTCCTTTGATTTTGATCCTGAGATTTTTAAAGGTTTTTCCTGAAAATAATCCGTACAATTGCTTAGTGTTTTTTTGAAAAAATTCCTCAATTACACCGGAAAGATTTAATATTCATCAAAATTTTACCCAGGGAAACCCTTGGTCAAGACTCCTAACTCTCTTTGATCTGGGGTGATCAGTGGGGGTAACTTTTTTACCGTTGCAGACACTTCTATTTTATTTTTTTGCTTATTGTAACCATTTTTATAAAAATTGTTATATAAAATAATAATTTTTTTTAAAAGAAAGCTTGAAGCTGATTCTGGGTTGATTAAATTAAAATAAATCTTTAATAAACTAGAAAGCTTGAGTTTATAGCCCAATCCATTAAACTTGCCCCTTTATTTTCTGGGGTAGTTATGCCAATAATGGCTGTATCGAACCAGAAAACCCACTGCTCCAGCAGTCAACCGTCAACAGTTTTTAATAAAAACCGATTAAGGAGAAGCCAGCGTGAAATTAGCAGTCTACGGTAAAGGCGGAATTGGTAAATCAACCACAAGCTGTAATATCTCAGCCGCTTTAGCCAAACGAGGTAAAAAAGTCCTGCAAATTGGCTGCGATCCCAAACACGACAGCACCTTTACCCTCACAGGATTTTTAATCCCCACGATTATTGATACCTTGCAAGAAAAAGACTTTCATTACGAAGATATTTGGCCAGAAGACGTGATTTATAAAGGCTATGGGGGTGTCGATTGCGTAGAAGCAGGTGGCCCTCCAGCAGGCGCAGGATGTGGCGGTTACGTTGTGGGAGAAACCGTCAAACTCCTCAAAGAACTCAACGCCTTTGACGAATACGATGTGATTCTGTTTGACGTTTTAGGGGACGTGGTTTGTGGTGGGTTTGCTGCCCCCCTCAACTATGCCGACTATTGCGTCATTGTCACCGATAATGGCTTTGATGCCCTATTTGCAGCCAACCGCATCGCCGCCTCAGTCCGCGAAAAATCCCGGACTCACCCTTTACGATTAGCTGGATTAATCGGAAATCGCACCTCCAAAAGGGATCTGATTGAAAAATATATTGAATCCGTTCCCATGCCTGTTTTAGAGGTATTACCCTT
This is a stretch of genomic DNA from Planktothrix tepida PCC 9214. It encodes these proteins:
- the bchL gene encoding ferredoxin:protochlorophyllide reductase (ATP-dependent) iron-sulfur ATP-binding protein — its product is MKLAVYGKGGIGKSTTSCNISAALAKRGKKVLQIGCDPKHDSTFTLTGFLIPTIIDTLQEKDFHYEDIWPEDVIYKGYGGVDCVEAGGPPAGAGCGGYVVGETVKLLKELNAFDEYDVILFDVLGDVVCGGFAAPLNYADYCVIVTDNGFDALFAANRIAASVREKSRTHPLRLAGLIGNRTSKRDLIEKYIESVPMPVLEVLPLIEDIRVSRVKGKTLFEMAESDPSLNYVCDYYLNIADQLLSQPEGVVPQDAPDRDLFTLLSDFYLNPTQPLVQSQEDELDLMMV
- a CDS encoding type II toxin-antitoxin system HicA family toxin produces the protein MPAKVKELEKVARILGFEKVRQKGSHARWQHPDGRATTIPIHGNAEIGGWLLSQILKQMGITETEFNQFRK
- a CDS encoding type II toxin-antitoxin system HicB family antitoxin, with translation MLIAMKILQDYTIVTRPDDNGTFVAYVPAILGCHAWGKSSQEALSELVYVFEMIQEEYQDKGETLPEDVELVVANAS